In Eublepharis macularius isolate TG4126 chromosome 4, MPM_Emac_v1.0, whole genome shotgun sequence, the following are encoded in one genomic region:
- the LOC129327342 gene encoding cytochrome P450 2K4-like, whose translation MNWMDFLSILFLFVLMAMLLLKMSGFWNSNGRDFPPGPRPLPLIGNLHLIDLKRPYRTMAKLSKQYGPVFSIQMGFQKMVVLAGYETVKEALVNQADAFAGRPVVPLFEEFMKGHGIIFARGENWKVMRRFTLTTLRDYGMGKKTIEDRIVEECSFLIHRFKSYEGKPFETTTIMNGAVANIIVSILLGKRFEYEDPTFIRLLSLINENVRLFGSPSVLLYNIFPPLGFLVGARKTVLNNRDELHAFIQATFIEHLKELDANDQRSLIDSFLIRQQEEKNKTNGFFHNENLKSLVANLFGAGTETTSTTLRWGLLLMMKYPEIQSKVQEEIAQVVGSAQPRTEHRAKMPYTDAVIHEVQRFANIIPTNVPHATTADVTFKGYFIPKGTYIMPLLCSVLQEESQWEKPLAFCPEHFLDSSGKFVKRDAFMPFSAGRRMCAGETLAKMELFLFFTSLLQRFTFQPPPGISKEDLDFTPLVGFTTPPVPYLCCALSRS comes from the exons ATGAATTGGATGGATTTTCTTTCCATATTGTTCCTGTTTGTCCTTATGGCAATGCTTCTTTTGAAAATGAGCGGTTTCTGGAATAGCAATGGCCGAGATTTTCCCCCAGGACCAAGACCATTACCGCTTATTGGAAATCTCCACCTCATAGATCTAAAGAGACCTTACAGAACCATGGCCAAG TTATCCAAACAGTATGGGCCTGTCTTCAGCATTCAAATGGGATTCCAGAAAATGGTAGTGCTGGCCGGTTATGAGACTGTAAAGGAGGCTTTGGTGAACCAGGCCGATGCTTTTGCAGGGCGGCCCGTCGTCCCACTTTTTGAAGAATTTATGAAGGGTCATG GTATTATTTTCGCTCGTGGTGAGAACTGGAAAGTGATGCGGCGGTTTACATTAACCACCTTACGGGACTATGGAATGGGCAAAAAGACCATTGAAGACAGGATTGTTGAAGAGTGCAGTTTCTTAATACACAGATTTAAATCTTATGAAG GAAAACCATTTGAAACCACTACAATTATGAATGGTGCCGTTGCCAACATTATAGTGTCCATATTACTTGGCAAACGATTTGAATATGAAGATCCCACATTTATAAGACTACTGAGCCTGATCAATGAAAATGTCCGGCTTTTTGGAAGCCCTTCAGTCCTG CTGTATAACATATTTCCTCCTCTGGGCTTCCTCGTTGGCGCCCGCAAGACTGTCCTGAATAACAGAGACGAACTGCACGCCTTCATACAGGCCACCTTCATAGAACACCTCAAGGAGCTAGATGCAAATGACCAGAGAAGCTTGATCGATTCATTTCTTATCCGGCAGCAAGAG GAGAAGAACAAGACCAATGGGTTTTTCCATAATGAAAACCTTAAGTCATTGGTGGCTAACTTATTTGGTGCTGGCACCGAGACCACTTCAACAACACTACGCTGGGGCTTATTGTTAATGATGAAGTACCCTGAAATCCAGA GTAAAGTCCAAGAAGAAATCGCCCAAGTGGTTGGGTCTGCTCAGCCACGGACAGAACACCGTGCAAAAATGCCATACACGGACGCTGTGATCCATGAAGTTCAGAGGTTTGCTAATATCATCCCTACAAACGTGCCACACGCAACCACTGCGGATGTCACTTTTAAAGGCTACTTCATTCCCAAG GGAACTTACATCATGCCATTACTGTGCTCTGTGCTGCAAGAGGAGTCTCAATGGGAGAAACCACTGGCATTCTGTCCTGAGCATTTTCTGGACTCTAGTGGAAAGTTTGTAAAGAGAGATGCATTCATGCCTTTCTCTGCAG GACGGAGAATGTGTGCAGGGGAAACCCTTGCCAAAATGGAGCTTTTCTTGTTCTTTACAAGCCTCCTCCAGAGATTCActttccagccaccccctggaatATCTAAAGAGGACCTGGACTTTACACCCTTGGTTGGGTTTACGACGCCTCCAGTACCTTACCTGTGCTGTGCTTTGTCACGTTCATAA